Part of the Prunus dulcis chromosome 8, ALMONDv2, whole genome shotgun sequence genome is shown below.
ACACGATATGCCCAATATAGGGAAACACTTTTCATTGTGTCAGTATGTGATTAGCCgggatagcaaaacagtgttatTCTCCTTTCATACAAATTTTTCTACCCAATATGAAGTATACGTGTTATTATTCGTGTAAACTTGTAACATCATATTGACATGCCACATTCGTTGCATCACTCAATAATTTCCTGCAACTCATCATTCTCAAATTAATTTGAGCCTTATAGTATTCCCCATCCTCAGCCAGCAGCTTCCAATCCCAGAGAGAGTAAAGAAGATAGTTTCCTATTCATGCAACAGTTCATATTGATACCTTCCTACCAGTTGAGATTTTAGGTCCCCATGAATTTAGCAGCAACACACAAATTATATGTTTCCAACCAACACTCTAAAACTCTCATTAGTTCTtaataaaaagcaaaaaaaataaaaaaggtctCTTCAGTCTTGGTGCACATCTTCTGAAAAAGAAGCAAGAATTTCCTTGAGCTGCTTGTTGTAAACGAAGGGTCTTTCCATTTGAACAAGGTGGCCTGCCTCCTCTATAGACTGCAGTTTTGCGCTGCCTCCTAATTGTCTGTAAATATCAGAGTTTCAAATTCATTATATGTCAAGTCTAAAAGATTTCAGTCACTATCACAAGTTCAATTAGTTCAGCCAGTTATTGTTTTGCATCGAAGTCAAGGTCAACAAAGGTATTTGAACCCATTCCAGAAGGTAGAATAACATACATTCTTAGGTTCCTAGCTGTTTCCATGTTCAAAATTTTGTCATTCTCTCCCCACAAAAGATGCACTCTCTGCAAGAAAATGAATCATTAGCCTATTAAAGAAATACGAGTACTGCTATGCTCGCTTCGCTAATAttttatcaacaaaaaaaatatgacagtTTTCGTTTATTCAATAAGTGTCTACTAACATACAGAGTATCAACATGGTTCTAACTCAATAGGAAAAGACTCATCTATCCCTAATTTTAATGAAAACATTGACAGAAGTAACGGTGGGACTAGTAATCcaaacgaaactaaagttaaagaaTCTTGAGtaccattttgaaaattgagataTTCAAATGCAAATCCGGTCAAAATTAGGgaactaataaaatgattaacccAAACTTCAAGTTATTTGGAGGCAAGCTCAAAAGCAACAAACCTGTGGAAAATCAGCAATAGTAAAGTCCTTGTCATCAACTACCAACGCCCCTAGAAGTTCTTCCTTCTCCTTTCTGTTGCCAAACATAACCTGCAACCATTCATGGATCATTGAAATGTTTTAGACTACCAGACCATTTGCCCGAAAATATTTTTACTAAtaaatgattaattaaaaGCTTTACCTCAAAGCAATCTTTGTAAATCCAATCAGGGAGATAAGGAAACTTGTAAGCAGCAATTTCAAACATATTTCTCACACCTTTGACCGAGTCAGGAAGCAAGTAATCAGGCCAACATTTGAACCCAAGTCTCTCAAGAGAAGCATCACTGATGGATCTGGTCAAAGCCAAAACTGAACCAGTCACCACAATGGACTCAACCAAATTGGGGTGCAACTCAGCCATTTTGAACCCAACCATCCCACCATAGCTCAACCCCACCAAGGTGCACCTCTCCACCCCCATCTTCCTCAAACCCTTGGCCACACACTCAGCTTGAAACTCCGGTGACCTATCTAATTTATCTGTGATGGATCCCCCGAAGAAGAGAAAGTCCGGGACATAAACGGCGTATTTTTTGGCCAAAGAGAGCACTTGAAGTTGCCATGTGAAAATACCATCCATTGCAAAGCCATGAAGGAACACCACGGCTGGCTTCGATTTCTTTGgtgtgttttcaattttgttgggGATATTACTAGAGACCCAGAAGTTCATGATCGTTCCTGGCTCTATTTCGACAGTTTGGGGTCTCACCCCAACTAGTTTCATAATTCCATGCAGAATAAACTTGTATACTGAAAAAATGTtcaccatctctctctctctctctctctctctctctctctctctggtgCACACAAATACAGACCAAACGCGGTGTTAACTTCATAAGACTTATTGGCAGCTGGCATATGTAAGGGCAACGTCTACGGTTGACCTAGAGCACCGATGCaccaatttttcaaaattgccACAGCAGGTAGCAggtaatattatatatattatatttcaaaaacaaaaagaaataaaaagaaatagaaaagaaatagaaaagatTATGGTGGTGCTCTCCACACCTTAACATATCTATCCATCTCAACCCTAATCCCTAATTTCATTTGAGATTTGTTTTTCTGAAACAAAAAAGCTTCTCTTTTATCACTCTCTCAACGTCGACCAAAAATCCACCCATCTCAACTGCCAACTCCTCTATTTCTCGACGACAATGACTGAGTCTTCCTCCCATTTACAGATTGCTCAACTCTCTTCTCTCTTGATAG
Proteins encoded:
- the LOC117637938 gene encoding epoxide hydrolase 4-like isoform X1 translates to MVNIFSVYKFILHGIMKLVGVRPQTVEIEPGTIMNFWVSSNIPNKIENTPKKSKPAVVFLHGFAMDGIFTWQLQVLSLAKKYAVYVPDFLFFGGSITDKLDRSPEFQAECVAKGLRKMGVERCTLVGLSYGGMVGFKMAELHPNLVESIVVTGSVLALTRSISDASLERLGFKCWPDYLLPDSVKGVRNMFEIAAYKFPYLPDWIYKDCFEVMFGNRKEKEELLGALVVDDKDFTIADFPQRVHLLWGENDKILNMETARNLRIQLGGSAKLQSIEEAGHLVQMERPFVYNKQLKEILASFSEDVHQD
- the LOC117637938 gene encoding uncharacterized protein LOC117637938 isoform X2; protein product: MVNIFSVYKFILHGIMKLVGVRPQTVEIEPGTIMNFWVSSNIPNKIENTPKKSKPAVVFLHGFAMDGIFTWQLQVLSLAKKYAVYVPDFLFFGGSITDKLDRSPEFQAECVAKGLRKMGVERCTLVGLSYGGMVGFKMAELHPNLVESIVVTGSVLALTRSISDASLERLGFKCWPDYLLPDSVKGVRNMFEIAAYKFPYLPDWIYKDCFEVMFGNRKEKEELLGALVVDDKDFTIADFPQTIRRQRKTAVYRGGRPPCSNGKTLRLQQAAQGNSCFFFRRCAPRLKRPFLFFLLFIKN